AATGTTCCCAACGGGAATTTCACATTAATATTTTTAAGGTTATTTTCTGTAGCACCCACAACATCAACAGCCAGTTTGTTTCCTTTACGGCGTGTTGTCGGTGTTGGAATCTTACGACGACCGCTTAAGTATTGTGCGGTAATGGACTCTTCATTTTTCATGACTTCATCCAATGGGCCATTAGCAATGACTTCACCACCCAATGCACCAGCACCAGGTCCAATATCAACCAACCAATCGCTCGCTTCCATAGTTTCTTCATCATGTTCAACAACAATCAAAGTATTTCCCAAATCACGCATGTTCTTAAGTGTCTCGATTAAGCGGGCATTATCGCGTTGATGTAACCCAATTGATGGCTCATCCAAAACGTAAAGCACACCCGTTAGACGGGATCCAATCTGCGTAGCGAGACGAATCCGTTGTGATTCCCCACCAGACAGACTTCCAGCAATACGATCAAGTGTTAGATACTCCAAACCAACATCTTTTAAGAAGGTTAATCGTCCGACAACTTCCTTGATGACAAGTTCGGCAATTTCAGCTTTCATTGCATCCAATTCAAGGTGAGCCATAAAGTTCAAGGCTTCACTAATTGATTGATGTGTGTAATCACTAATATTTGTATGATTTACTTGTACGCTCAGTGCTTGTTCATTTAAACGTGCACCATGGCATTCCGTACATGTCGCTTCACTTAAGAATGAACCATACCATTCACGAGATGAGGATGATGTCGTTTCACGGAAGCGTCGCTCAATTAAATTGACAACCCCTTCAATCGGTTCATTACGATGGAAGCTATTTCCCGATCGCGATTCAATAATATATTTAACAGGAACCTTTGAACCATAAAGTAAAATGTCGAGCACCTTCTTCGGCATTTTATGCAGCGGCATGTTGACATCTGCTTTTGCAAACTCGATTAATTTCGAAAATGTTTGCCACTCAATGTTTTGTGTTCCAACAATGTTCTTGTAATAACGAATACCACCTTCCATGATTGATAAACTATCATCAGGAATGAGGTAATCAATATCTACCGACTGAGTGACACCCAAGCCATTACAGGAAGCACAAGCTCCCATTGGCGAGTTGAACGAGAACAAACGCGGCTCAACCGAGGCAACACTAAAACCACAGATTGGGCATGCAAAATTGCTTGAGAAAACAATGATTTCATCATCCTTTTTCACATTAACGACGCCATCACTTAGTTTAAGTGCCGTTTCCAATGAGTCACTCAAACGGAAGCGACTGTCTTCTTTTTTCACAATACGGTCGACAACTACGGATATGTTGTGCTTCTTATTTTTTTCAAGATTAATTTCTTCATCTAACTGCATTAACTGATCATCGATGTAAACACGCACAAAACCTTCTTTACGAAGGTTGTCAATGATGTCACGATGTTCACCCTTTTGATCCTTCACGATCGGTGAAAGGATTTCCAAGCGGGTCTTATCTTCAAACTCCATAATACGGTCGACCATTTGTTTTACAGTCTGGGATGTAATTTCCAAGCCATGATGTGGACAATATGGTGTTCCCACGCGAGCATACAATAAACGCAAGTAATCATAAATTTCAGTAACGGTCCCTACCGTAGAACGCGGGTTGTTACTGGTTGTTTTCTGATCAATTGCAATTGAGGGTGAAAGTCCCTCGATGAGTTCAACATCCGGTTTTTCCATATTCCCTAAAAACTGACGTGCATACGAACTCAACGATTCAACATAGCGTCGTTGCCCTTCAGCATAAATTGTATCAAAAGCCAATGATGTTTTTCCAGACCCGGATAAACCTGTCATTATGACCAGTTTATTCCGCGGTATCTCCAAGCTGATATTTTTCAGATTATTTTCTTTAGCGCCTTTAATTATTATCTTATCGTTATCCATAAAGCCTCCAGATTTCTACCTTCTATTATAACACGAATGCGTCGTTTTCATTACCTTCACGCATACGATAAATTACCTTTGTAACATTATGGAATTCTTGGCGGTTGTAAGCAAAATTCAGTGTATCGGCGACGCGATCACAGACAATTTCAAAGGTTGTAATTAAGGTATCCAAAGCATCCCACACGAGTTCTTGGGCACCTAAATTGTAGGTTTGCATTAAACGGTTCCATAAGTCCTCTTCTACAAAGAGTTTCAATAATTTATAATTCTTACCAATACTAATTTTATATTCTGTTTTGTAACCCACGCGCCAAGCCATCATTTGCAAGAGCATGTCACGCATGATCGAGATGTGGTCCATTGCATAAATCAGCTCGCCGCGTTTCAGTCCTTTAACGACATACATGGATACCCACAGAAACTCATTAATGCATGCATTGAACTCTTTAGCACTGGGGCGTTTTATCCAATAATCCTCATCCGTAGCAGGTAAGGTTCCGCTGATAAGGCTGTCTTTATCCAGCAAGATTTTTAAAAGCTTATCACTGCGTAAATACATTTCCAAATCATCCAATGGAACAATCATCAAATCAATACGATTTCCATCTACAAACTGCATCAAGAATGTGAACCAACGTTGTGGTTCCATATCACCCGGTGTTTGCATGATTAAGCGTTCCCCAAATTGATCAATCCACGAGCGCGACTCAAGAAGCGGTTTGATTTCATCGACAACAAAGACAATATCAAAATCCTGCCAGCGATCCTTTGGGACAAGGGCATTGGTTCGCGATCCATTCATTGCAACAATTCTGATATTGGGATCATGGGCGGCAACCCCTAAAATCAATTCAAGCATCTCAGTTTCGGTTCTCATATATCGGCTCCTTTGAAACGTATTCACTGATGTAACTATGCAAATTATACTTGGATTTTGCGCAAACTTCAAAATCGTTACTTCTTTTCACGCAACTTCGCAAGATTTTCATAAAGAAAAGCACGGACGGGTCCGTGCTAAAGTTCAGCTTTCATTTCTAAAATCACATCACGAAGTTGTGCAGCTCTTTCAAAATCAAGAATCGCTGCTGCTTCACGCATTTCTTTTTCAAGACGTTCCACCAATTCTTGGATTGATTTCTTGTCTCGTTTTCCACCACGAACTTTCTTTGTGAGTTCAGCAGTTTCTTTTCCAGCAATCACATCGCGAATTTCTTTGCGAATTGTTGTTGGTGTGACGCCATGTTCGATATTGTAGGCAATTTGCAGATCACGACGGCGCTTGGTTTCTTCCAATGTACGCTTCATAGAATCTGTCATCCGATCCGCGTACATGATGACATGGCCATTCGAGTTACGCGCAGCACGCCCAACAATTTGTACGAGCGAGCGGTATGAACGCAAGAAACCTTCTTTGTCGGCATCAAGAATAGTGATCAAACTTACTTCCGGTAAGTCCAACCCCTCCCGTAACAAGTTAATTCCTACAACAACGTCGTATTTACCCAAACGAAGATCACGCAATATTTCGATACGTTCAAGTGTCTTTGTTTCATGGTGTAAGTAAGCGACTTTGATTCCTGTTTCCAGCAGGTAACTGGTGAGGTCTTCCGCCATTTTAACGGTCAGTGTCGTAATTAACACACGCTCATCTCGCTCACGACGCTCGAGAATTTGATCCACGATATCATCCACCTGTCCGCGACTTGGCTTCACTTCTATTGTTGGATCTAAAAGACCTGTTGGACGGATAATTTGCTCAACAATTTTATTATCAACACGTTCAAGCTCATAATCACCCGGTGTCGCCGAAACATAGATGGTCTGATTCTGAACGGTTGTAAACTCGTCAAACGTCATTGGGCGGTTGTTCATTGCACTTGGAAGTCGGAATCCAAACTCAACGAGTGTTCTTTTCCGTGATTGATCACCGTTGTACATACCGCGAATTTGCGGCAAGGATACATGGGACTCATCAACAATAAACAAGTAATCGTCAGGGAAGTAGTCAAAGAGTGTAAATGGTCTTTGTTCTGGGGGACGACCATCAATATGCATTGAGTAGTTTTCAACACCCGAACACATTCCAAATTCACGAAGGGCTTCAAGATCATACTCCGTACGCGCCTTCAGACGTTGATACTCAACGAGTTTATCCTCTTTTTTAAAGTATTCCAAACGTTCTTTCAGTTCTTCTTCAATACTATCTGCCGCTTTGCGGATCTGGACCATATCCCGTGCATATGAATTTGCAGGGAAGATATCATAGACGCGATACCCTTGTTTGATGGTTCCGGTAATACGATCCACCTCAACAATACGATCAATTTCATCACCAAAGAACTCAATACGAACAACAAAGTCATCCGTATCCCCAGGGACAATTTCAATCACATCGCCTCGAACTCGAAACGTTCCGCGCATCTGCTCGTAGTCATTACGAACATATTGTCGTTTTACAAGATCCATCATGAGTTCTTCTCGGCTGATTTCCTGACCCACGCGCATGACATAAAGCATCGCTTTATAGTATTCAGGATCCGCTGTAGCATAAATACTCGCTACAGATGCGACAATAATGGTGTCACGACGTTGCAAGACTGAGTTTTGTGCTGCATGACGCAACATATCCAGTTCCTGATTGATCATCGAGCTTTTTTCGATATATGTGTCACTTCCCGGTAAGTACGCCTCGGGTTGATAGTAATCAAAGTTCGATACAAAGTACTCTACCCGATTATTTGGAAAGAACTCTTTGAACTCCGAATAAAGCTGCCCTGCAAGTGTTTTGTTGTGAACAAATACAAGGGTTGGTCGGTTGAGTTTTGCAATGACCTGCGAAACGGTAAAAGTTTTACCGGTACCTGTGGCTCCCAGTAAAACTTGTTCCTTCTTTCCTGACTCAATCCCTTCCATCAATTCCTTGATGGCACGTATTTGATCCCCTTTTGGTTCAAACTTTGAAACCAACTCAAATTTATCGGTCATTTTTTAATCACCTCTATTGCTTTGTGTAATTGAACATCGCGTGCATCACGATTCAATGCCCAATCAGCATAAACAGAACTGTAGATTTGTTTCATGACTGTCTCAGTTATTTGTCCATCACCTGGCAATCCTACGATTGCAGCATATTGATTGAACGCATTCAACGTTGCTTGATCATAATAGCCATCAGTACGGCCACTGTGGAACCCTAGATAAGTCAATCCATCTTGTACATAAGCAACACTTGCGTGCACACTATCCGGTCCAATTGATTCACCTTCTTCAAGTTTCACATAGGTTTGATAGAAAATAGCTGGAAGTTTACTCTCAGTCATTGGAACAATTCCGGTGCCATTGATACTTTCACCGGTTGGCCCGAGCCATTCTGCAATCGTAATTTTTAGCGCACCTTTATCACCGTAAGTAATTTGTGTTTGCACAGTTCCTTTACCATAGGATTTCACTCCGACAGTTTCAGCACCCAAATTATCTCGAAGTGCCAACGTTAGAACCTCCGATGCACTCGCTGAGTTTTCATTTACCAAAATAACAATCTTATCAAATTTATACTCATCTGCAACGGATTTACTTACCGTATAAACTTCAATCGTTCCATCGGTAAATTTCTCTTGATAGACGACATCACCATTTTGTAAGAAAAGGCGGGCGATGCTTTGAATGGCATCCAAATAACCACCACCATTATTTCGTAAATCAATGATCAACTTATCTGCATTTTGTGCCTTGAAATCTTTGAAGTAAGATTCTGTAACTTCGCCTAATTGGCGGCCAAAAGATTTAATTTCTAAGTATGCGACACCATCATCAAGCATGTGGCCTGATGCAAGCGCATTTACAGTGCCACGAACCATCGTAATACTGATTGGTTTTTGATCTCTTAAAACTTCAATCGTCACTTCAGTTCCTTCTTCGCCAATGATACGATCTTTTACCGGTGTATCCCCTTCACTCAACAATACACCGTCGACTTTATTTATAATATCGCCTGCTTGTACTCCTGCTTTTTCAGCGGGTGAATTCTTGAACACATCCGTTATAATATTTACGTTTTCACCTTCATAGAACTGAACACCAATCCCAACAAATGACATATTGATGGACTCTTCAAGTCCCAACATTTCTTCGGGTGTCATAAACGATGTATGACGATCACCATTTGCTTCCAACATACCTTTTATTGCATTGTTGGTAAGCTCGGTATCTGGATCTTCCATTTCATTTGTGAAATACCATTTGTTACGAATATCATTAAATACGCGTTCAAAAATGCCTTGATTCTTTGAACCATTGCCTACGATACTGTTGTCTTTAAATAGTGATGAGACTCCAATACCACCTAAAAACGAGATAACAACTGCGACGACAATTGCAGCTGCAAGTTTGTTCTTTTTCTTACGTGATGCTATTTCATCAGGCCAAACATGTCGCTCAAGTTTGACTTGTACTTTTCCATTTTCTTTATCCACCTAAACCACCTCATTCACTTAAGTTTACCATAGCACGTGACAAAAATCCCATAATTTGTTTCATTTGTATGACTATTCAACGTTTTATCACATGCACACCACCCTTGCGCAGAACCATGGTATAATTTACGAAACACATGAGGAGGTTTTCGAATGAAAATTGCTGTATTCTGCGGCTCAAAAATGCCCGAAGAATCGATTTACCGTGACGAAGCAATCGCCCTTGCCAACGCTTTAGTCGCACAAAATATCGAGCTTGTTTATGGGGGAGCAAAAATTGGTATCATGGGACTCATTGCTGATACTATGTTGAATCAAGGTGGTACCGTTATTGGCGTTATGCCACACATCTTAAGTGACAAAGAGATTATGCATACAGGACTTACTGAAGCAATCCTTGTCGATGATATGTCGGAAAGAAAAAATATCATGAATGAAATGGCAGATGCATTCATTGCCTTCCCTGGAGGATGTGGTACGATGGATGAGATATTCGAGGTCATCACACTCAACCAAATCGGTCACTTCAGTAAACCGTGTGGATTCGTGAATGTTGATGGTTATTACGATGGTATTGAGACTTATATCAATCGCGCTGTTGCTGTAGGATTTACAAGTCCTGAACACGGCACTGCAATCACATTCAAAAAGAATTCAATCGAACTCATCGACTCTCTTATTAAATAACATAAAGCCTCATTTCAAATGAAATGAGGCTTTCGTATTATTGTAGATAATCGTTTGGATTCAGACGACAAGGAATTGCACCACCGCGAGCATCGCATGTTGATGATGTACCACCAGACGATCCACCCAATCCAAATTGGGCCGTTCGCTGACTGCTATTCCATCGTTCAAGAGCTGCTGATACCGAGTCATCACCCAAGTAAAATATTTCAACATGGGCATGGGCACCATATGAATTTCCTGAGTTTCCGACTGAGCCAATTTGTGCACCTTGATCCACAATTGATCCAGGACCTGCTAAGAATGAACCTTGAGCCATATGGCCAATCAGTGTTCCATAAATGGTTCCACCAACTTCAAAAATCATCGCCATATGATTCCCCAATCCACCATTACATCCCCAACTGCCATTGGTTGAACACCCACCATCAGCAACGACCACGATTCCGTTACCCATTGCATAGATTGGTGTTCCTACGCCAGCTGGAAGGTCAGCACCAAGGTGAACACCGCCACCATATGATCCTGAGTAATGCCATACTGACTCACCAATTTGTGAACCAGGAACTGGATTCATAAATGAACCTGATGCTACAATTGCGCTCGCAGCTGCTTCATCAACAGCAATCTGTTCTTTGATTGCTGCATCTTGTGTTTCTAAATTAACTTTTTGAATCACAAGCTGTTCTTGCAATTGCTGTGCGGCAACTTTTACAAGTTCAGTATTTGCTTTCTCTGCTTCAATAAGAATCTTATTATCTTCAATAGCATCTTTTTCAGCAACGACTAAATCTTGATCTGTTTGTAACTTTTCACGTTCTACACGTAAATCTTCAATGAGACCTTCATTATAGCGTTTAATGTTATTCATACCTTCGATACGACGCACAATGTCGGCAAAATCTGTAGCACCCATGACAAATTCAATATAGCCATTGACGCGCATCGTCGATTGAGAATTGACCATAAACGCCTTGACTTGATCTTCAATGCCCTTAATCGTACCTTCGCGTTCCTTGATTTGTACTTCAAGTTCAGCAATTGCAGTTTCTTTGTTGGCAATATCGAGTTCAAATTGCGCAATATTTGCCTCAAACTCAGCAATCATATTGGTATAGTCTTGAATACGACCCAAGTTGGAAACAATATCACTTTTTATCTTCTCCAAGTCCCCAGCAAGTTCATTGGCAAGATCCTTATTGTTGCTTGCACGATCAATCAAAAATTGACGATAATCAGCACATATTTGTTTGTTCTCTTCATCAATTCTTCCACGACACATTGTTTCATATTTGGCAGGATTCGCCTCAAAATCTGCTGCAGTGTCTGCAAAGATTGGCGCAAGAATCCCTAGTAACATGAACAAAATCACCGATATTATAATAGCACTTTTAAATGTTTTCTTCATAGAATGACCTCTCAAAATCTAGTGTACATGGCTTTCTGGATTAACCCGACACGGAATTGCATCACCCTTGTTTGAACAGAGGGAACTCTTGCCACCTGACGATCCACCCAATCCGAACTGAGCTGTTCTTTGACTGCTATTCCATCGCTCCAAGGCACCTGGGAGTCCACCATCAGTAGTATTATTTTTACCTAAGTAGAATACTTCAACATGAGCATGCGCACCATACGAAGCGCCTGAGTTTCCGACTTGACCGACCTGTTGTCCTGGTCGAATTCGTGAACCCGCACCGACTGTAAAGCTATCTTGAGCCATATGCATGATGAGCGATCCGTAGATATTCCCATCACCACCTACATAGATTGTAGCCATATGATTTCCCAAGCCACCATTACAGTTGAAACTTCCATTGGTTGAACAACCACCGGTCGCAACCACAACGATACCATCCCCCATCGCATGAATTGGAGTACCAATTCCTGTAGCCATATCACTGCCGAGATGGGTTCCGCCCCACGTGTAATCCCAAACTGTTTCAGTAAGTCTTGCACCGAAGACTGGAATAGAAGTCACGCCATTTCCAGGATTCGTAGGTGTTTCGCCACCTTCTTCACCCGGTTCGGGTTCTGGGTCTGGCGGTGGTGTAAAGTCAACAATGTCTTGCGGTGACAAAACATTGGCGCTAATTTCTGCTTCAATTTTAGCATCCGCTACATCAAGGAGTCCTTGTTGTTCTTTCAGTTCACTATAGATTGTTTGCAATCCCGCTTCATACAGCTTTGCTTTTTCACCTTGCGCTTCAATTTCAACTTTAGCATTTTCAATGTCAAATTTTTCAGCAGCTACAAGATTTTGATCTTCAACTAGTTTTTCACGCTCAGTCCGTAAATCTGAAATGACTGTTTCGTTATAGCGTTTAATAGCATTCATCCCATCAATACGACGGATAATATCCGCAAAATCACGGGCACCCATGATAAACTCAATATATCCGTTAACACGCATTGTTGATTGTGAATTAACCATATACGTTTTAACATCTTCTTCAAGGACTTTGATGCTTTCCATACGTTCTGCAACAAGACCTTCGAGACGTTCAATTTCTATTTCCTTTGCATCAATTTGTGCTTGCAAATTTGCAGCCTCGTCTTCAAAGGATTTAATCTTTGCTACATACTCATCAATCAGGTTTAAATTGTTCGCTAGATCGCTTTCAATGGATTTACGTTGCGCAGCAAGATCTTCTTTCTCAGCACTTTGATCGGCAATTTTCCGATTAAGATACTCACGATATGCCTTGCATGTTTCCACGGTATCGGCAGTACTGACACCACGGCACAACTCATTGTAATACGCTTCATTACTTGCAAACTCAGCATCGCTGATTGCTCCAATTGGAGAAGTCACAGCCAAAAAAAGCACTGTGACGAGTAAAAGTTTAAATGTACTTTGAAAGCGATGTCTCATCGTGTCCACCTCAAGAATTTCCCAACTGATAGAAGACTCCCAATTGATCCGACGACTGCACCAATCAGCGCGAGCACGCCTGATATTTGGTATACAAGCGGTGTAACCGCAACGAGTGAAAACATTTTAGAGTATAAGTAACCCCCTGTTGAATCAAAGAGATACTTATAGCCAAAGATTGTAACTAAAATTGGAATTAATGCTCCAAGCAAACCGATAATCATACCTTCAATAATGAACGGCCAACGAATATACCAGTTGGTAGCTCCTACTGTTCTCATAATGCTAATTTCACGGCGACGCGAGTGAATTGATACTCGAATTGTATTCGAAATCAAGAACACAGCAATGACACCCAATGCAGCGACGATAAAGAACCCAACATTTCTGATTTGTTCCAATCCACTTACGAATTGTGATGTTGCATCACCACCATAGGTTGATTTCTCAACGCCTTCAATAGTAGCAATGGCTGCGGAGACCGTTTTTAGATTCTCACCTGTATCAGCAGAAACTA
The window above is part of the Erysipelothrix sp. HDW6C genome. Proteins encoded here:
- the uvrA gene encoding excinuclease ABC subunit UvrA, yielding MDNDKIIIKGAKENNLKNISLEIPRNKLVIMTGLSGSGKTSLAFDTIYAEGQRRYVESLSSYARQFLGNMEKPDVELIEGLSPSIAIDQKTTSNNPRSTVGTVTEIYDYLRLLYARVGTPYCPHHGLEITSQTVKQMVDRIMEFEDKTRLEILSPIVKDQKGEHRDIIDNLRKEGFVRVYIDDQLMQLDEEINLEKNKKHNISVVVDRIVKKEDSRFRLSDSLETALKLSDGVVNVKKDDEIIVFSSNFACPICGFSVASVEPRLFSFNSPMGACASCNGLGVTQSVDIDYLIPDDSLSIMEGGIRYYKNIVGTQNIEWQTFSKLIEFAKADVNMPLHKMPKKVLDILLYGSKVPVKYIIESRSGNSFHRNEPIEGVVNLIERRFRETTSSSSREWYGSFLSEATCTECHGARLNEQALSVQVNHTNISDYTHQSISEALNFMAHLELDAMKAEIAELVIKEVVGRLTFLKDVGLEYLTLDRIAGSLSGGESQRIRLATQIGSRLTGVLYVLDEPSIGLHQRDNARLIETLKNMRDLGNTLIVVEHDEETMEASDWLVDIGPGAGALGGEVIANGPLDEVMKNEESITAQYLSGRRKIPTPTTRRKGNKLAVDVVGATENNLKNINVKFPLGTFISVTGVSGSGKSSLVNEVLSKAVYHSLGRPRIKPGKHKKIKGLENIDKLITIDQNPIGRTPRSNPATYTGVFDDIRDLFAKTQEAKMRGYDKGRFSFNVAGGRCEVCKGDGVKRISMHFLPDVYVKCTECDGKRYNQETLQVHYKDKTIFDVLDMSIDQGVEFFSAITKIRNGLQTLSDVGLGYIKLGQSATTLSGGEAQRVKLASELQRPSTGKTMFVLDEPTTGLHSYDVEKLIGVLQRIVDNGDTVVVIEHNLDVIKNADYVIDLGPEGGDGGGTLVAKGTPEQIIKVAESYTGQYLKKVLDKG
- a CDS encoding aminoglycoside 6-adenylyltransferase, which encodes MRTETEMLELILGVAAHDPNIRIVAMNGSRTNALVPKDRWQDFDIVFVVDEIKPLLESRSWIDQFGERLIMQTPGDMEPQRWFTFLMQFVDGNRIDLMIVPLDDLEMYLRSDKLLKILLDKDSLISGTLPATDEDYWIKRPSAKEFNACINEFLWVSMYVVKGLKRGELIYAMDHISIMRDMLLQMMAWRVGYKTEYKISIGKNYKLLKLFVEEDLWNRLMQTYNLGAQELVWDALDTLITTFEIVCDRVADTLNFAYNRQEFHNVTKVIYRMREGNENDAFVL
- the uvrB gene encoding excinuclease ABC subunit UvrB; translation: MTDKFELVSKFEPKGDQIRAIKELMEGIESGKKEQVLLGATGTGKTFTVSQVIAKLNRPTLVFVHNKTLAGQLYSEFKEFFPNNRVEYFVSNFDYYQPEAYLPGSDTYIEKSSMINQELDMLRHAAQNSVLQRRDTIIVASVASIYATADPEYYKAMLYVMRVGQEISREELMMDLVKRQYVRNDYEQMRGTFRVRGDVIEIVPGDTDDFVVRIEFFGDEIDRIVEVDRITGTIKQGYRVYDIFPANSYARDMVQIRKAADSIEEELKERLEYFKKEDKLVEYQRLKARTEYDLEALREFGMCSGVENYSMHIDGRPPEQRPFTLFDYFPDDYLFIVDESHVSLPQIRGMYNGDQSRKRTLVEFGFRLPSAMNNRPMTFDEFTTVQNQTIYVSATPGDYELERVDNKIVEQIIRPTGLLDPTIEVKPSRGQVDDIVDQILERRERDERVLITTLTVKMAEDLTSYLLETGIKVAYLHHETKTLERIEILRDLRLGKYDVVVGINLLREGLDLPEVSLITILDADKEGFLRSYRSLVQIVGRAARNSNGHVIMYADRMTDSMKRTLEETKRRRDLQIAYNIEHGVTPTTIRKEIRDVIAGKETAELTKKVRGGKRDKKSIQELVERLEKEMREAAAILDFERAAQLRDVILEMKAEL
- a CDS encoding S41 family peptidase, whose product is MDKENGKVQVKLERHVWPDEIASRKKKNKLAAAIVVAVVISFLGGIGVSSLFKDNSIVGNGSKNQGIFERVFNDIRNKWYFTNEMEDPDTELTNNAIKGMLEANGDRHTSFMTPEEMLGLEESINMSFVGIGVQFYEGENVNIITDVFKNSPAEKAGVQAGDIINKVDGVLLSEGDTPVKDRIIGEEGTEVTIEVLRDQKPISITMVRGTVNALASGHMLDDGVAYLEIKSFGRQLGEVTESYFKDFKAQNADKLIIDLRNNGGGYLDAIQSIARLFLQNGDVVYQEKFTDGTIEVYTVSKSVADEYKFDKIVILVNENSASASEVLTLALRDNLGAETVGVKSYGKGTVQTQITYGDKGALKITIAEWLGPTGESINGTGIVPMTESKLPAIFYQTYVKLEEGESIGPDSVHASVAYVQDGLTYLGFHSGRTDGYYDQATLNAFNQYAAIVGLPGDGQITETVMKQIYSSVYADWALNRDARDVQLHKAIEVIKK
- a CDS encoding TIGR00730 family Rossman fold protein, which produces MKIAVFCGSKMPEESIYRDEAIALANALVAQNIELVYGGAKIGIMGLIADTMLNQGGTVIGVMPHILSDKEIMHTGLTEAILVDDMSERKNIMNEMADAFIAFPGGCGTMDEIFEVITLNQIGHFSKPCGFVNVDGYYDGIETYINRAVAVGFTSPEHGTAITFKKNSIELIDSLIK
- a CDS encoding murein hydrolase activator EnvC, whose translation is MKKTFKSAIIISVILFMLLGILAPIFADTAADFEANPAKYETMCRGRIDEENKQICADYRQFLIDRASNNKDLANELAGDLEKIKSDIVSNLGRIQDYTNMIAEFEANIAQFELDIANKETAIAELEVQIKEREGTIKGIEDQVKAFMVNSQSTMRVNGYIEFVMGATDFADIVRRIEGMNNIKRYNEGLIEDLRVEREKLQTDQDLVVAEKDAIEDNKILIEAEKANTELVKVAAQQLQEQLVIQKVNLETQDAAIKEQIAVDEAAASAIVASGSFMNPVPGSQIGESVWHYSGSYGGGVHLGADLPAGVGTPIYAMGNGIVVVADGGCSTNGSWGCNGGLGNHMAMIFEVGGTIYGTLIGHMAQGSFLAGPGSIVDQGAQIGSVGNSGNSYGAHAHVEIFYLGDDSVSAALERWNSSQRTAQFGLGGSSGGTSSTCDARGGAIPCRLNPNDYLQ
- a CDS encoding murein hydrolase activator EnvC, with the protein product MRHRFQSTFKLLLVTVLFLAVTSPIGAISDAEFASNEAYYNELCRGVSTADTVETCKAYREYLNRKIADQSAEKEDLAAQRKSIESDLANNLNLIDEYVAKIKSFEDEAANLQAQIDAKEIEIERLEGLVAERMESIKVLEEDVKTYMVNSQSTMRVNGYIEFIMGARDFADIIRRIDGMNAIKRYNETVISDLRTEREKLVEDQNLVAAEKFDIENAKVEIEAQGEKAKLYEAGLQTIYSELKEQQGLLDVADAKIEAEISANVLSPQDIVDFTPPPDPEPEPGEEGGETPTNPGNGVTSIPVFGARLTETVWDYTWGGTHLGSDMATGIGTPIHAMGDGIVVVATGGCSTNGSFNCNGGLGNHMATIYVGGDGNIYGSLIMHMAQDSFTVGAGSRIRPGQQVGQVGNSGASYGAHAHVEVFYLGKNNTTDGGLPGALERWNSSQRTAQFGLGGSSGGKSSLCSNKGDAIPCRVNPESHVH
- the ftsX gene encoding permease-like cell division protein FtsX codes for the protein MSRVLRHFKEGFLGVVRHFALSLSSISSVTVTLLIMALFLLLSANIMQITEQMESNVQIHVQVKKEFEGQEKTDKIEAAIRALPHVTSVTFSSKADELEAYIALNDADDAEQMFGSFRGENNPMLDAFLVSADTGENLKTVSAAIATIEGVEKSTYGGDATSQFVSGLEQIRNVGFFIVAALGVIAVFLISNTIRVSIHSRRREISIMRTVGATNWYIRWPFIIEGMIIGLLGALIPILVTIFGYKYLFDSTGGYLYSKMFSLVAVTPLVYQISGVLALIGAVVGSIGSLLSVGKFLRWTR